A window of Amycolatopsis australiensis contains these coding sequences:
- a CDS encoding MarR family winged helix-turn-helix transcriptional regulator has protein sequence MTDTPGYELPFLLFGGFRTLIDRLHAELARRGHPDVRPSYGFAMQAIGVQGATASEIGRRLGVSKQAAGKTVERLEALGYVERADDPADARRKIVRLTGHGVDALRKSADIFDELRADWARTVGRERMAALENDLRAVVGPAAYRLDAAGWFGS, from the coding sequence ATGACGGACACGCCGGGCTACGAGCTGCCCTTCCTGCTCTTCGGCGGGTTCCGCACGCTCATCGACCGCCTCCACGCCGAGCTCGCGCGCCGCGGGCACCCGGACGTCCGGCCGTCGTACGGGTTCGCGATGCAGGCCATCGGCGTCCAGGGCGCGACGGCGTCGGAGATCGGCCGCCGGCTGGGCGTGTCCAAGCAGGCGGCGGGCAAGACGGTCGAGCGGCTCGAGGCACTGGGCTACGTCGAACGCGCCGACGACCCGGCCGACGCGCGCCGCAAGATCGTGCGCCTGACCGGCCACGGCGTCGACGCGCTCCGGAAGTCGGCCGACATCTTCGACGAGCTGCGCGCGGACTGGGCCCGCACGGTCGGTCGCGAGCGGATGGCCGCCCTCGAGAACGACCTGCGCGCGGTCGTCGGGCCCGCGGCGTACCGCCTGGACGCCGCGGGCTGGTTCGGGAGCTAG
- a CDS encoding carboxymuconolactone decarboxylase family protein, with protein MAATAKKFGRVPAAVARLASSPELLNGFLKLNAIYESTTLAALDREVLVMTVATRTGCHLCVAMHTATLAGLGASPELVAALRARSVLPEPRLEALRQFVLTVMDTAGDVPAEQLAAFTGAGYTARNALEVVLGIGTYTLSTYANRLTQAPLDEAFAEHTWHAA; from the coding sequence ATGGCGGCCACCGCGAAGAAGTTCGGCCGCGTCCCGGCCGCCGTCGCCCGCCTGGCGAGTTCACCCGAACTGCTGAACGGATTCCTGAAGCTCAACGCGATCTACGAGTCCACCACACTGGCGGCGCTGGACCGCGAAGTGCTGGTCATGACGGTCGCCACCCGCACCGGCTGCCACCTCTGCGTGGCGATGCACACAGCGACCTTGGCGGGCCTGGGCGCTTCGCCGGAGCTCGTGGCGGCGCTGCGGGCACGGTCGGTCCTGCCGGAGCCGCGGCTGGAGGCGCTGCGGCAGTTCGTGCTCACGGTGATGGACACGGCCGGCGACGTGCCCGCCGAGCAGCTGGCGGCGTTCACCGGCGCCGGCTACACCGCCCGGAACGCACTGGAGGTGGTGCTGGGAATCGGGACGTACACGCTGTCGACGTACGCGAACCGGCTCACGCAGGCGCCGCTCGACGAGGCGTTCGCCGAGCACACCTGGCACGCGGCCTGA
- a CDS encoding short chain dehydrogenase — MRIIVLGATGLVGRAVAAALEPRHDLVRVSRTSPVRADLADPASLDALFETAADAVVCCAANVPLRPLAELTDAQVLDDLRAKLLGQVALVRRAAARLNDGGSITLTGGTFTEPVPGSGLGALVNAGLEGFVRSAAAELPRGLRINAVSPGWISETLAAMGRTGGTPVAVVAEAYRALVEGDATGTTVVPR, encoded by the coding sequence GTGAGGATCATCGTGCTGGGGGCCACCGGGCTCGTCGGGCGAGCCGTCGCCGCCGCTCTCGAACCGCGCCACGACCTCGTCCGCGTCTCCCGGACCTCGCCGGTCCGCGCGGACCTGGCCGACCCCGCCTCGCTCGACGCGCTGTTCGAGACCGCGGCCGACGCCGTCGTGTGCTGTGCCGCGAACGTGCCGCTGCGGCCACTGGCCGAGCTGACCGACGCGCAGGTCCTCGACGACCTGCGCGCCAAGCTGCTCGGCCAGGTCGCCCTGGTGCGGCGCGCGGCGGCGCGGCTGAACGACGGCGGCTCGATCACGCTCACCGGCGGGACGTTCACCGAGCCCGTTCCCGGCAGCGGTCTCGGCGCGCTCGTCAACGCCGGTCTCGAGGGGTTCGTCCGCTCGGCCGCCGCCGAGCTGCCGCGCGGTCTGCGGATCAACGCCGTCAGCCCGGGCTGGATCAGCGAAACCCTCGCGGCGATGGGACGGACCGGCGGGACTCCGGTGGCCGTCGTGGCGGAGGCCTACCGCGCGCTCGTCGAAGGCGACGCGACCGGCACCACCGTCGTCCCGCGCTGA
- a CDS encoding MFS transporter codes for MDKPAGRREWLGLTVLVLPTLLVAMDMTSLFLALPQLSADLGASATEQLWITDSYGFVVAGFVITMGTLGDRIGRRRLLLAGGGTFAAVSAVAAFSTSPEMLIVARGALGIAGATLMPSTLALITNMFRDGRQRGKAIAIWATCQFAGGAAGPVLAGLLLQHFAWGSVFLVAVPAMGVLLAAGPFLLPEFRAPSSGRLDFAGVGLSLAAVLLIVFGLKQLSTGELLVPLAAIAAGTVLGTAFARRQLTRPEPLLDLRLFRNRPFTAVLVALVFAGVAMAGVGLLVTQYLQSVLGYSPLASAVLFAPMGLGVAAGTMTAPALTRRTTPATAIAGGLAVSAAGGLLLAGTGGLAAVMVGIAVLALGTGPLFALGIGLVVGAVPPERAGSAASMADTGNYLGGSLGMALIGLTATAVYHGVFPAGTTLAADVTRAEVAEQAKDAFTMAVHVTGLIAAVLFAGLAVLVRAMRPASAPAPEPAMAK; via the coding sequence ATGGACAAGCCGGCCGGACGGCGGGAGTGGCTGGGGCTGACGGTGCTCGTGCTGCCCACCCTGCTCGTCGCCATGGACATGACGTCGCTGTTCCTCGCGCTGCCCCAGCTCAGCGCCGACCTCGGGGCGAGCGCCACCGAGCAGCTGTGGATCACCGACAGCTACGGATTCGTCGTCGCCGGGTTCGTCATCACCATGGGCACCCTCGGCGACCGGATCGGGCGGCGGCGCCTGCTGCTGGCCGGGGGCGGCACCTTCGCGGCCGTTTCGGCCGTGGCCGCGTTCTCCACCAGCCCGGAGATGCTCATCGTGGCGCGCGGCGCGCTCGGGATCGCCGGGGCGACGCTGATGCCGTCGACACTCGCCTTGATCACGAACATGTTCCGCGACGGGCGGCAGCGCGGGAAGGCGATCGCGATCTGGGCGACGTGCCAGTTCGCGGGCGGCGCGGCGGGTCCGGTCCTCGCCGGGTTGCTGCTGCAGCACTTCGCCTGGGGCTCGGTCTTCCTGGTCGCGGTGCCGGCCATGGGCGTGCTGCTGGCGGCCGGCCCGTTCCTGCTGCCGGAGTTCCGCGCGCCGTCGTCGGGACGGCTGGACTTCGCCGGCGTCGGGCTTTCGCTGGCCGCCGTGCTGCTGATCGTCTTCGGGCTGAAGCAGCTCAGCACCGGTGAGCTGCTGGTGCCGCTGGCCGCGATCGCCGCCGGCACGGTGCTGGGCACGGCCTTCGCCCGCCGCCAGCTGACCCGGCCGGAGCCGCTGCTGGACCTGCGGCTGTTCCGGAACCGGCCGTTCACCGCGGTGCTGGTCGCGCTGGTGTTCGCCGGGGTCGCGATGGCCGGGGTCGGCCTGCTGGTGACGCAGTACCTGCAGAGCGTCCTGGGCTACTCGCCGCTGGCGTCGGCGGTGCTGTTCGCACCGATGGGCCTGGGCGTCGCGGCGGGCACGATGACGGCACCGGCGCTGACCCGCCGGACCACCCCGGCCACGGCGATCGCGGGCGGGTTGGCGGTCTCGGCGGCGGGCGGCCTCCTGCTGGCCGGCACGGGCGGCCTGGCGGCGGTCATGGTGGGCATCGCGGTGCTGGCGCTGGGCACGGGCCCGCTGTTCGCGCTGGGAATCGGCCTGGTGGTGGGCGCGGTCCCCCCGGAGCGGGCGGGCTCGGCGGCCTCGATGGCGGACACGGGCAACTACCTGGGCGGCTCGCTGGGCATGGCCCTGATCGGCCTGACGGCAACGGCGGTGTACCACGGAGTGTTCCCGGCGGGCACGACATTGGCCGCGGACGTCACGCGCGCGGAGGTGGCGGAGCAGGCGAAGGACGCTTTCACGATGGCGGTGCATGTGACGGGTTTGATCGCCGCGGTGCTTTTCGCGGGGCTCGCGGTGCTGGTGCGGGCCATGCGTCCGGCGTCGGCTCCCGCGCCGGAACCGGCAATGGCGAAATGA
- a CDS encoding peroxiredoxin produces the protein MAVEVGSEAPDFTLNDYNKQPVQLSSFRGDKPVLLVFYPFAFSGICTGELCQLRDEFADYDNKGVQVLGVSVDTPFSLKAWAEKEGYQFPLLSDFWPHGEVARAYGVFNEDAGLAVRGTFLIDKSGVVRFAEVNAPGEARDQQGWKKAVAELA, from the coding sequence ATGGCCGTCGAGGTCGGTTCTGAGGCCCCTGACTTCACGCTCAACGACTACAACAAGCAGCCGGTGCAGCTGTCGTCCTTCCGGGGCGACAAGCCGGTGCTGCTGGTCTTCTACCCGTTCGCGTTCAGCGGCATCTGCACCGGCGAGCTGTGCCAGCTCCGCGACGAGTTCGCGGACTACGACAACAAGGGTGTCCAGGTGCTGGGCGTCTCGGTCGACACGCCGTTCTCGCTGAAGGCGTGGGCCGAGAAGGAGGGCTACCAGTTCCCGCTGCTGTCGGACTTCTGGCCGCACGGCGAGGTCGCTCGCGCTTACGGCGTGTTCAACGAGGACGCCGGCTTGGCGGTCCGCGGGACGTTCTTGATCGACAAGTCCGGCGTGGTCCGGTTCGCCGAGGTCAACGCGCCGGGCGAGGCGCGTGACCAGCAGGGCTGGAAGAAGGCCGTCGCCGAACTGGCGTGA